From Carya illinoinensis cultivar Pawnee chromosome 5, C.illinoinensisPawnee_v1, whole genome shotgun sequence, one genomic window encodes:
- the LOC122311141 gene encoding copper transporter 5-like: MMHMTFYWGKEVTLLVDSWKTKSWTSYALTLFACLIVSAFYQYLEDRRVHLKFVSSGKPPAQIEESLLQGMPFRRGPRWSAARIGGAALFALNWAIGYLLMLAVMSYNGGVFLAIVLGLAIGYLLFRSEDRNVATLVEDNSCACA, encoded by the coding sequence ATGATGCACATGACCTTCTACTGGGGTAAAGAGGTGACCCTCCTGGTGGACTCGTGGAAAACCAAGTCGTGGACGAGTTACGCTCTCACCCTCTTCGCTTGCCTCATCGTCTCCGCCTTCTACCAGTACTTGGAGGACCGGCGCGTGCACCTCAAATTCGTCTCCTCCGGGAAGCCTCCGGCACAGATCGAGGAGTCTTTGCTGCAAGGGATGCCCTTCCGTAGAGGGCCGAGATGGTCGGCGGCGAGGATCGGTGGGGCGGCGCTCTTTGCACTCAACTGGGCGATCGGGTACCTGCTGATGTTGGCGGTGATGTCTTACAACGGGGGTGTTTTCCTGGCCATCGTGCTGGGCCTCGCGATCGGATACTTACTGTTCAGAAGTGAGGATAGGAATGTTGCCACTCTTGTCGAAGATAATTCTTGTGCTTGTGCTTAG
- the LOC122310200 gene encoding uncharacterized protein LOC122310200, with protein sequence MKHLAWNCRGLGNPRTVRELHLMVKEKSPNVIFLSETKCKRARMEGIRNKLNYDQSFIVDCVGRSGGIAFYWKKEVEAVLNSYSNHHISLTLYPEELDRSILLTGFYGQPIAARRKESWNLIRLIHSNIQCLWLCLGDFNEILLQEEQFGSHARSFNQMEAFRTVVEDCGLQDLGSSGDNFTWSNRREGSDFTKARLDRAFVDKDWRDLKFINSVLVLPAQCSDHNLILVTCSSSYAAKTLRPHIFRYEAAWGKREECSLIVKQAWLLSCHLNPKTRASREGLNNCREKLKTWGRKVSQEHKKIQQAQAEIDKLLEIEEIKWRQRAKQRWLQEGDRNTKYFHQCASHRRLINTIKKVANEKGVTANNQEEVSLAFQDFYRNLFSTSAPRGSATLLQSFQARISSEMNRTLTRPYSKEEIQRAILDMNPLGSLGPDGFPALFYHQHWPAVGKEVTEAVLELLNTRKGFKDINRTFISLIPKKKVPKSVTDFRPISLCNVFYKIIAKVIANRLKVILPSVISPNQSAFVAGRLISNNVVVAYELLHSMKNRLKGRHNGYMALKLDMSKAYDRVKWSFLQIALLKMGFDSSWVDLVMECVTTVSYSILVNGIPQPTFQPARGIRQGDPLSPYLFIICSEMLTHCLNQAESQGAITGIPMARGAMRVTHLFFADDSLVFCKSNPEEWNRMHRTLSSFELASGQRLNLEKTSIFFNSNTKPDTQLSILELAGIKATKAFDKYLGLPSYVGRNKQKAFSSLLDKVKGKMSNWKVNMLSQGGKEILLKSVLQAIPTYSMGIFLLPKVILRRLNQLLQSFWWGRKDNRSKIHWISWKTIGKQKSKGGLGFRDFEQFNLALLAKQGWRLIQDQNSLAAQVLKAKYYPTSSFLSVRKRVSDSYVWKSFLAARHVLEEGLLWRVENGKNIKIWVDKWVPRLSSYMIQSPVSVLDKEASVDQLINPGTMQWNLDLVHSIFSEEEGTMSEDGVGQPSKNNTGSKVWERLWSIKVPNGTKSFLWRAAKESLPTNLNLLKKKVVTSPLCPICLTKEETVSHALWSCKSAQDVWYLGSKQLQKMSSFAESFRELLESMLDKFPSEVLCEMAVTAKLLWHRRNCLVFEDSFSSPAKLSKRIQAEVALIRSEAEQRAIKQPKQDLSPQTWTPPPLGVLKANWDAAVDKTNSRVGLGVVIRDSKGLLVATLWACKAMLPDPILAALRATSLYADLGFTHIVLEGDSLGIVKAVQQT encoded by the exons ATGAAACACCTAGcatggaactgccgagggcttgggaaccctcggacagttcgagAGCTTCACCTCATGGTGAAGGAGAAGAGCCCGAATGTCATTTTCCTAAGTGAGACCAAGTGTAAAAGAGCAAGGATGGAAGGGATTAGGAACAAACTGAATTATGATCAAAGCTTCATTGTGGACTGCGTTGGTAGAAGTGGTGGCATTGCTTTCTATTGGAAGAAAGAGGTGGAGGCAGTATTGAATTCATACTCAAACCATCATATCTCTTTAACTTTGTACCCTGAGGAATTGGATAGAAGCATCCTATTAACTGGCTTTTATGGACAACCAATAGCTGCTAGAAGGAAAGAGAGCTGGAATTTAATTAGACTCATACATTCCAATATCCAGTGCCTGTGGTTATGTttgggagatttcaatgaaattctcCTTCAAGAGGAACAATTTGGCTCCCATGCTAGATCATTTAATCAAATGGAGGCATTCAGAACAGTGGTTGAGGACTGCGGTCTGCAAGACTTAGGATCCAGTGGGGACAATTTTACTTGGAGTAATAGAAGAGAGGGGTCAGATTTCACTAAAGCCAGACTGGATAGAGCCTTTGTCGATAAGGATTGGAGGGACCTCAAGTTCATCAATTCAGTGTTAGTCTTACCAGCTCAATGCTCAGACCATAATCTCATTCTTGTTACTTGCTCAAGCTCTTATGCAGCTAAAACTCTTAGACCTCATATCTTCAGGTATGAAGCAGCATGGGGTAAGAGGGAGGAATGCAGTCTCATAGTTAAACAAGCCTGGCTCCTAAGTTGTCACCTCAATCCTAAGACAAGAGCTTCTCGAGAAGGACTTAATAACTGTAGAGAGAAACTGAAAACTTGGGGCAGGAAAGTATCTCAAGAACATAAGAAG ATTCAGCAAGCTCAAGCAGAGATTGACAAACTGTTAGAGATTGAAGAGATAAAATGGAGACAaagggcaaaacaaagatggctTCAAGAAGGAGATAGGAATACTAAATACTTTCATCAATGTGCTTCCCACAGGAGATTGATCAACACAATTAAGAAAGTAGCCAATGAGAAAGGAGTCACAGCCAATAATCAGGAGGAAGTAAGTCTGGCTTTTCAAGATTTCTATAGGAACCTTTTTTCTACTTCTGCTCCTAGAGGAAGTGCAACTTTGCTTCAATCTTTCCAGGCCCGAATCTCAAGTGAAATGAATAGAACTTTAACTAGACCATATTCCAAAGAGGAAATCCAAAGAGCCATTCTTGATATGAACCCTTTGGGCTCACTAGGGCCAGATGGTTTTCCAGCCCTATTCTATCACCAGCACTGGCCAGCAGTTGGTAAAGAAGTCACTGAGGCAGTTTTGGAACTACTGAACACAAGGAAGGGTTTCAAAGACATAAACCGTACCTTTATATCCCTTATACCAAAGAAGAAAGTCCCTAAATCTGTTACAGACTTTAGGCCTATAAGTCTCTGCAATGTCTTCTATAAGATCATTGCCAAAGTGATAGCTAACAGATTAAAAGTCATCCTGCCAAGTGTCATATCTCCaaaccaaagtgcatttgtgGCAGGAAGATTAATCTCGAATAATGTGGTTGTGGCTTATGAACTCTTGCACTCTATGAAGAACAGACTCAAAGGTAGACATAATGGATACATGGCACTCAAGCTtgacatgagcaaggcatacGATAGAGTAAAATGGAGCTTCTTACAAATAGCATTGTTGAAGATGGGTTTTGATAGCAGCTGGGTGGACTTGGTGATGGAATGTGTAACAACAGTTAGCTACTCAATCCTTGTGAATGGCATCCCACAGCCAACCTTCCAACCAGCAAGAGGAATTCGGCAGGGGGACCCCCTCTCTCCCTATCTCTTCATTATTTGCTCAGAAATGCTAACCCACTGTCTGAACCAGGCAGAATCACAAGGGGCAATAACAGGAATTCCAATGGCAAGGGGAGCCATGAGAGTTACTCAtttgttttttgcagatgacagccttgtgttttgtaaatccaACCCAGAGGAATGGAATAGAATGCATCGTACTCTATCATCATTTGAGTTGGCATCTGGACAGCGCCTCAACCTTGAAAAAACCTCCATCTTTTTCAACAGCAACACTAAGCCAGACACTCAACTCTCTATTTTAGAGCTAGCAGGCATCAAAGCAACAAAAGCATTCGACAAATACTTGGGTCTACCATCTTATGTTGGTAGGAACAAACAAAAAGCCTTCAGCTCATTACTTGATAAAGTTAAAGGAAAGATGTCAAACTGGAAAGTTAATATGCTGTCTCAAGGAGGTAAAGAAATTCTGTTGAAATCAGTTTTACAGGCCATCCCAACGTATAGCATGGGTATTTTTCTCCTGCCAAAAGTTATTTTAAGAAGGCTTAACCAACTTCTACAGTCTTTCTGGTGGGGCCGAAAGGATAACAGATCCAAGATTCACTGGATCAGTTGGAAGACCATAGGAAAACAGAAGAGCAAAGGAGGACTGGGGTTTAGGGACTTTGAACAGTTCAATTTAGCCTTACTAGCAAAGCAAGGATGGAGGCTCATACAAGACCAAAACTCCCTTGCTGCACAGGTCCTTAAAGCAAAATATTATCCTACCTCGAGTTTTCTCTCAGTTAGAAAGAGAGTCTCGGACTCCTATGTATGGAAAAGCTTCCTTGCAGCCAGACATGTTCTTGAAGAGGGCTTGCTATGGAGAGTAgaaaatggtaaaaatattaagatttgGGTTGATAAGTGGGTGCCAAGGCTGTCCTCCTATATGATACAATCCCCTGTGAGTGTATTAGACAAGGAGGCTTCAGTTGACCAACTAATCAACCCTGGGACCATGCAGTGGAACCTCGACTTAGTCcattcaattttttcagaagAGGAG GGCACTATGAGTGAGGATGGTGTGGGACAACCTTCAAAAAACAACACGGGTTCTAAGGTATGGGAAAGGCTGTGGAGTATCAAGGTTCCTAATGGAACCAAATCCTTTCTGTGGAGAGCAGCAAAGGAGTCACTTCCTACTAATCTCAACCTGCTAAAGAAGAAGGTAGTGACATCTCCCTTATGCCCCATCTGCCTCACTAAAGAGGAGACAGTCTCCCATGCTCTTTGGTCATGCAAGTCAGCCCAAGACGTATGGTATTTAGGCTCGAAACAATTACAGAAGATGAGTAGTTTTGCTGAGTCTTTCAGAGAGCTTCTTGAATCTATGCTTGATAAGTTTCCCTCTGAAGTATTGTGTGAGATGGCAGTAACAGCCAAACTGTTGTGGCATCGAAGAAATTGCCTAGTGTTTGAGGATTCATTCTCTTCACCTGCTAAGCTCTCCAAAAGGATCCAAGCAGAAGTGGCACTAATTAGATCAGAAGCTGAGCAAAGAGCTATTAAGCAGCCAAAACAAGATCTGAGCCCTCAAACGTGGACACCTCCCCCTCTAGGAGTGCtcaaagcaaactgggatgCTGCTGTAGATAAGACTAACTCAAGGGTGGGACTTGGGGTTGTCATCAGAGACTCCAAGGGCCTTCTGGTAGCTACTTTGTGGGCATGCAAGGCCATGCTCCCGGATCCCATACTTGCTGCTCTTCGAGCTACATCACTCTATGCTGATCTGGGTTTCACTCACATTGTGTTGGAAGGTGATTCGTTGGGAATAGTCAAGGCAGTGCAGCAGACATAA